One Mycolicibacterium fortuitum subsp. fortuitum genomic window carries:
- a CDS encoding 3-hydroxyacyl-CoA dehydrogenase NAD-binding domain-containing protein: MAENTIQWDKDADGIVTLTLDDPTGSANVMNEHYKESMHNAVERLVAEQDSITGVVITSAKKTFFAGGDLKGMMNIGPDDAAEAFEMVETIKADLRKLETLPKPVVAAINGAALGGGLEIALATNHRIAADVKGSQIGLPEVTLGLLPGGGGVARTVRMFGIQKAFMEVLSQGTRFNPSKAKDTGLVDELVGSVEELVPAAKAWIKANPEAHTQPWDVKGYKIPGGTPSTPALAAILPSFPALLKKQLKGAPMPAPRAILDAAVEGAQVDFDTASRIESRYFVSLVTGQTAKNMIQAFFLDLQAINGGASRPEGIAKQEIKKIGVLGAGMMGAGIAYVSAKAGYDVVLKDVSIEAAQKGKAYSEGLEAKALKRGKTTEEKSAALLARITPTADPQDLKGVDFVIEAVFENQELKHKVFQEIEDIVEPNALLGSNTSTLPITGLATGVKRQEDFIGIHFFSPVDKMPLVEIIKGEKTSDEALARVFDYTLAIKKTPIVVNDSRGFFTSRVIGTFVNEALAMLGEGVEPASIEQAGSQAGYPAAPLQLSDELNLELMHKIAVATKEGIEAAGGTHVPHPAEAVVEKMIELGRPSRLKGAGFYEYVDGKRTQLWPGLRETFNSGTSQIPLQDMIDRMLFAEALETQKCIDEGVLTSTADANIGSIMGIGFPPYTGGSAQFIVGYQGELGVGKEAFVARAKELAARYGDRFLPPASLEG, translated from the coding sequence ATGGCTGAGAACACCATTCAGTGGGACAAGGATGCCGACGGCATCGTCACCCTGACGTTGGACGACCCGACCGGTTCGGCCAACGTGATGAACGAGCACTACAAGGAATCCATGCACAATGCCGTGGAACGCCTTGTTGCTGAGCAGGATTCGATCACCGGTGTGGTCATCACCAGCGCGAAGAAGACCTTCTTCGCCGGCGGTGACCTCAAGGGCATGATGAACATCGGCCCTGACGACGCCGCCGAGGCGTTCGAGATGGTCGAGACCATCAAGGCCGACCTGCGCAAGCTGGAGACCCTGCCCAAGCCCGTCGTGGCCGCCATCAACGGCGCCGCGCTCGGCGGCGGCCTGGAGATCGCGCTGGCCACCAACCACCGCATCGCCGCCGACGTCAAGGGCAGCCAGATCGGCCTGCCCGAGGTCACCCTGGGCCTGCTGCCCGGTGGCGGCGGCGTGGCCCGCACCGTGCGCATGTTCGGCATCCAGAAGGCCTTCATGGAGGTGCTGAGCCAGGGCACCCGCTTCAACCCCAGCAAGGCCAAGGACACCGGCCTGGTCGACGAACTGGTCGGCAGCGTCGAGGAATTGGTCCCCGCCGCCAAGGCGTGGATCAAGGCCAACCCCGAGGCCCACACCCAGCCGTGGGACGTCAAGGGCTACAAGATCCCCGGTGGCACCCCGTCCACCCCGGCGCTCGCCGCGATCCTGCCGTCCTTCCCGGCCCTGCTGAAGAAGCAGCTCAAGGGTGCGCCGATGCCGGCACCGCGGGCCATCCTGGACGCCGCTGTCGAGGGTGCGCAGGTCGACTTCGACACCGCGAGCCGCATCGAGAGCCGCTACTTCGTCTCGCTGGTCACCGGCCAGACCGCCAAGAACATGATCCAGGCGTTCTTCCTGGACCTGCAGGCCATCAACGGCGGCGCTTCGCGTCCCGAGGGCATCGCCAAGCAGGAGATCAAGAAGATCGGCGTGCTGGGTGCGGGCATGATGGGCGCCGGTATCGCCTACGTGTCGGCCAAGGCCGGCTACGACGTCGTCCTCAAGGACGTCAGCATCGAGGCCGCCCAGAAGGGCAAGGCGTACTCGGAGGGCCTGGAAGCCAAGGCGCTCAAGCGCGGCAAGACCACCGAGGAGAAGTCCGCGGCGCTGCTGGCTCGCATCACCCCGACCGCCGATCCGCAGGATCTCAAGGGCGTCGACTTCGTGATCGAGGCCGTGTTCGAGAACCAGGAACTCAAGCACAAGGTGTTCCAGGAGATCGAGGACATCGTCGAGCCCAACGCGCTGCTCGGCTCGAACACCTCCACGCTGCCGATCACCGGTCTGGCGACCGGCGTGAAGCGCCAGGAGGACTTCATCGGTATCCACTTCTTCTCGCCGGTCGACAAGATGCCGCTGGTGGAGATCATCAAGGGCGAGAAGACCTCTGACGAGGCGCTGGCCCGGGTGTTCGACTACACGCTGGCCATCAAGAAGACCCCCATCGTGGTCAACGACAGCCGCGGCTTCTTCACCAGCCGCGTGATCGGCACCTTCGTCAACGAGGCGCTGGCCATGCTGGGCGAGGGTGTGGAGCCCGCGTCGATCGAGCAGGCGGGTTCGCAGGCCGGTTACCCGGCGGCGCCGCTGCAGCTGAGCGATGAGCTCAACCTGGAGCTCATGCACAAGATCGCCGTCGCCACGAAGGAAGGCATCGAGGCCGCCGGTGGCACGCACGTGCCGCACCCGGCCGAGGCCGTCGTGGAGAAGATGATCGAGCTCGGTCGCCCGTCGCGTCTGAAGGGTGCCGGCTTCTACGAGTACGTCGACGGCAAGCGGACCCAGCTGTGGCCCGGCCTGCGCGAGACGTTCAACTCGGGTACCTCGCAGATCCCGCTGCAGGACATGATCGACCGCATGCTGTTCGCCGAGGCTCTGGAGACCCAGAAGTGCATCGACGAGGGCGTTCTCACCTCGACCGCTGACGCGAACATCGGCTCGATCATGGGTATCGGCTTCCCGCCGTACACCGGTGGTTCGGCCCAGTTCATCGTCGGCTACCAGGGTGAGCTCGGCGTCGGCAAGGAGGCCTTCGTGGCCCGGGCCAAGGAACTGGCCGCCCGCTACGGCGACCGCTTCCTGCCCCCGGCCTCGCTGGAGGGCTAA
- a CDS encoding S9 family peptidase: protein MVDATLIPLEVLFGNPERVGAQISPDGTRLSYLAPLDGVLNVFVGDVGAGTAKPVTHDTDRGIQNYFWAWDNRHLMYVMDKDGSENFRLYDVDPSTGVERDLTPMDDVQCRIIAHRKRFPNEVLLGINKDNPQLHDVYHLDLTTGELRKILENPGYLGWVVDTELRVRGALAPTPEGGMTIMVRDDEDADWRVLLDVGPEDAETTGPVSFSLDGSAMYLLSSVDSNTTRLVRMDIASGAVEVMAEDPVYDVSGTIIDPDTREIQGVTVYADRVQYRIFDDRIRGDIEALEQLSPGELMITDRSADDRTWLAAFDNDAGPVKYYRWDRASQTATFLFDHRPELNDYPLVPMESFSFTARDGLTIHGYLSFPPGVERSGLPAVLNVHGGPWTRVGWGFDPEAQWLANRGYVAVSVNFRGSSGYGKEFLNAGNREWAAKMHDDLLDAVDHLVGKGYIDAKRVGIYGGSYGGYAALVGATFTPDVFACAVSAVGPSNLNTLIASFPEYWKPMIQLWHKRVGEDPDFLWSRSPLSRVDAIKIPILIGQGENDPRVKRAESEQIVEAMAEHGIDHEYVMYENEGHGFAKPENRLDFYHRIDRFLARHLGGRAE from the coding sequence ATGGTGGATGCGACGTTGATCCCGCTCGAAGTGCTGTTCGGCAATCCGGAGCGCGTGGGTGCGCAAATATCGCCCGACGGGACGCGGCTGTCCTACCTGGCACCCCTCGACGGCGTGCTCAACGTGTTCGTCGGGGACGTCGGGGCCGGTACCGCAAAGCCGGTCACCCACGACACCGACCGGGGGATCCAGAACTACTTTTGGGCCTGGGACAACCGGCACCTGATGTACGTCATGGACAAGGACGGCAGTGAGAACTTCCGACTCTATGACGTGGACCCCAGCACCGGCGTCGAGCGCGACCTCACCCCGATGGACGACGTCCAGTGCCGAATCATCGCGCACCGCAAGAGATTTCCGAATGAGGTGCTGCTCGGCATCAACAAGGACAATCCGCAGTTGCACGACGTCTACCACCTGGATCTGACAACCGGTGAGCTGCGCAAGATTCTGGAGAACCCGGGCTACCTGGGCTGGGTGGTCGACACTGAGCTGCGGGTGCGGGGCGCGTTGGCTCCCACACCCGAGGGCGGCATGACGATCATGGTGCGCGACGACGAGGACGCGGACTGGCGGGTGCTGCTGGACGTCGGGCCGGAGGACGCCGAGACGACGGGCCCGGTCAGCTTCAGCTTGGACGGCAGCGCGATGTATCTGCTGTCTTCGGTGGACTCGAACACCACCCGGCTGGTGAGGATGGACATCGCCAGTGGTGCAGTCGAGGTGATGGCCGAGGACCCGGTGTATGACGTCAGCGGGACCATCATCGACCCGGACACCCGCGAGATCCAAGGCGTCACGGTGTACGCAGATCGGGTGCAGTACCGCATCTTCGACGACCGGATTCGCGGTGACATCGAGGCGCTGGAACAGTTGAGCCCGGGTGAGTTGATGATCACCGACCGCAGCGCCGACGACCGCACCTGGCTGGCCGCGTTCGACAACGACGCCGGCCCGGTGAAGTACTACCGCTGGGATCGGGCCTCGCAGACCGCGACGTTCCTGTTCGACCACCGCCCCGAGCTCAACGACTATCCACTGGTGCCGATGGAGTCGTTCAGTTTCACGGCCCGCGATGGCCTCACCATCCACGGCTACCTGTCGTTCCCGCCCGGGGTGGAGCGCTCCGGGTTGCCCGCTGTCCTGAACGTGCACGGCGGGCCATGGACTCGTGTCGGCTGGGGCTTCGACCCCGAGGCGCAATGGTTGGCCAACCGGGGTTATGTCGCCGTGTCGGTCAACTTTCGCGGCTCCAGCGGTTACGGCAAGGAGTTCCTCAACGCGGGCAACCGTGAATGGGCCGCGAAGATGCACGACGACTTGCTCGACGCCGTCGACCATCTGGTGGGCAAGGGGTACATCGACGCGAAACGCGTTGGCATCTACGGCGGCTCCTACGGGGGCTACGCGGCACTGGTCGGTGCGACGTTCACACCGGACGTGTTCGCGTGCGCGGTCTCGGCGGTCGGTCCGTCCAACCTGAACACCTTGATCGCGTCGTTCCCGGAGTACTGGAAGCCGATGATTCAGCTGTGGCACAAGCGAGTTGGGGAAGACCCCGATTTCCTGTGGTCCCGTTCGCCGTTGTCCCGGGTGGACGCGATCAAGATCCCGATCCTGATCGGGCAGGGCGAGAACGATCCCAGGGTCAAGCGGGCCGAATCCGAGCAGATCGTCGAGGCGATGGCCGAGCACGGCATCGACCACGAATACGTGATGTACGAGAACGAAGGTCACGGCTTCGCCAAGCCGGAGAACCGGCTGGACTTCTACCACCGCATCGACCGCTTCCTGGCCAGGCATCTGGGTGGCCGCGCGGAGTGA
- a CDS encoding TIGR03618 family F420-dependent PPOX class oxidoreductase: MTDISTFADMLSRDHGLCVLSTLRGDGSIQSSVVNAGVMAHPHTCDPVVALVAIGGSRKLQHLRADPRATVVARSGWQWVTVEGTAEIMGPDDPAPDTDAEKLRLLLRAVFEAAGGTHDDWDTYDRVMREERRAAVLIAPTRVYSNPG; encoded by the coding sequence ATGACCGACATATCCACGTTCGCCGACATGCTGTCCCGCGATCACGGGCTCTGCGTGCTCAGCACCTTGCGAGGCGACGGCAGCATCCAGTCGTCGGTGGTCAACGCCGGGGTGATGGCCCATCCTCACACCTGCGATCCCGTCGTCGCCCTGGTCGCCATCGGCGGGAGCCGCAAGCTGCAGCACCTGCGCGCCGATCCTCGGGCCACCGTCGTTGCCCGCTCCGGCTGGCAATGGGTGACGGTCGAGGGCACCGCCGAGATCATGGGCCCCGACGATCCCGCTCCTGATACCGACGCCGAGAAGTTACGGCTGCTGTTGCGCGCCGTCTTCGAGGCCGCCGGCGGCACCCATGACGACTGGGACACCTACGACCGCGTGATGCGCGAGGAGCGTCGCGCCGCGGTGTTGATCGCGCCCACCCGGGTGTACTCGAACCCCGGCTGA
- a CDS encoding PPOX class F420-dependent oxidoreductase has product MGELSEDVIAFLSEGTRTAVLSWVAADGRPLSAPVWFVVDDGELVFNTGKNTAKGRALARDSRVVLCIHDDTPPFSFVQVQGVSTVSEDPDELLGAATRIGGRYMGADRAEEFGRRNGVPGELVVRVKPTKVHAAFDVAD; this is encoded by the coding sequence ATGGGCGAACTTTCCGAGGATGTGATCGCTTTTCTGTCCGAAGGCACCCGCACCGCCGTGCTGAGCTGGGTGGCAGCTGACGGCCGACCCTTGTCGGCGCCGGTGTGGTTCGTGGTTGATGACGGCGAACTCGTCTTCAACACCGGTAAGAACACCGCCAAGGGCCGGGCCCTGGCCCGGGACTCGCGAGTGGTGCTGTGTATCCACGACGACACCCCGCCGTTCTCGTTCGTCCAGGTCCAGGGTGTCTCGACGGTCAGCGAGGATCCCGACGAATTGCTGGGTGCGGCCACTCGCATAGGCGGCCGCTACATGGGCGCCGACCGCGCCGAGGAATTCGGCCGCCGCAACGGCGTGCCCGGCGAACTCGTGGTGCGGGTCAAGCCGACGAAAGTCCATGCCGCATTCGATGTGGCGGACTGA
- a CDS encoding FAD-dependent monooxygenase: protein MKILISGASIAGPVLAYWLSRHGFDVTVVERSPALRKTGGHAVDLFRPAMEISERMGVLPDIEAHATGTTRMFIHRPGSSRPARLDYVKLIGAMSDRHVEIMRDDLSEIYYRAGRDDVEYLFGDTITSISADGDVTFEHSPPRRFDVVVGADGLHSGVRRLTFGDNVAESFLGGYLSVVSVPKDLARDGEMTGYLKPGHMAGIYTADHLDDARAVFIFRPTQPLDYDYRDVDRQKTQLHAAFEHTSPEVDRWLEEIPRTPTFYFDAITQLQMRTWSRGRVTLVGDAGYCPGPAVGGSTSLAVYGAYVLAAEMVRAGDDHAAAFAAYERTLLPRVEGSRKLAAVNAKTVVPMSGWGIRALVGAGQLISLLPLSVTQALARLNTKGVRLYDTMPLPTWPAPLS, encoded by the coding sequence GTGAAGATACTCATCTCCGGCGCCAGCATCGCCGGGCCCGTACTCGCCTACTGGCTGTCGCGGCACGGATTCGACGTCACAGTCGTCGAACGCTCACCGGCACTACGCAAGACCGGCGGCCACGCCGTCGATCTGTTCCGGCCCGCCATGGAGATCTCCGAGCGCATGGGCGTGCTCCCGGATATCGAGGCACACGCCACCGGCACCACCCGGATGTTCATTCACCGGCCCGGCAGCTCCCGTCCTGCCCGGTTGGACTACGTCAAGCTCATCGGTGCCATGTCCGACCGGCACGTCGAGATCATGCGCGACGATCTCAGTGAGATCTACTACCGCGCCGGCCGCGATGACGTCGAATACCTCTTCGGCGACACCATCACCTCGATCTCAGCCGACGGGGACGTGACGTTCGAGCACAGCCCGCCCCGGCGTTTCGACGTGGTGGTGGGAGCCGACGGCCTGCACTCCGGAGTGCGCCGTCTGACGTTCGGCGACAACGTGGCCGAGAGCTTCCTCGGCGGCTATCTGTCAGTGGTGTCGGTGCCGAAAGACCTGGCCCGCGACGGCGAGATGACCGGCTATCTCAAGCCCGGCCACATGGCAGGCATCTACACCGCCGACCATCTCGACGACGCCCGCGCGGTGTTCATCTTCCGCCCCACCCAACCGCTGGATTACGACTATCGGGACGTGGACCGCCAGAAAACCCAGCTACACGCGGCATTCGAGCACACCTCACCGGAGGTGGACCGCTGGCTCGAGGAGATACCGCGGACACCGACCTTCTACTTCGACGCCATCACCCAGCTGCAGATGCGGACGTGGTCGCGCGGCCGGGTGACTCTGGTCGGGGATGCGGGTTACTGCCCCGGGCCCGCGGTCGGCGGCAGCACCAGCCTCGCGGTGTACGGCGCCTACGTACTGGCCGCAGAGATGGTGCGGGCCGGTGATGATCACGCCGCGGCGTTCGCCGCCTACGAACGCACTCTGCTGCCGCGGGTGGAAGGCAGCCGGAAGCTGGCGGCGGTCAACGCGAAAACCGTGGTGCCCATGAGTGGTTGGGGCATCCGCGCCCTGGTCGGCGCAGGTCAGCTGATCTCATTGCTGCCACTGTCGGTCACCCAGGCGCTGGCCCGGCTCAACACCAAGGGAGTACGGCTCTACGACACCATGCCGCTGCCTACCTGGCCGGCCCCGCTTTCGTGA